A part of Andrena cerasifolii isolate SP2316 chromosome 10, iyAndCera1_principal, whole genome shotgun sequence genomic DNA contains:
- the Shtd gene encoding anaphase promoting complex subunit 1 isoform X2, which yields MIAASEPVEYAPGGRQTILRHPEPVISQQVLNTQTAVGENILLRRFSQVNISERSPKEFWIVRENETCGEEELYCSGKVAIHSKGDQSTQILQTTYTCETDIKHALWCKFHTSIPDHLGKEKDTEDEEDSERAVECICLIDSYTLKVFTETGEHYVSSLQFQVSAVWPTKYGILLEKSQVPSSETRYYTALDGNRLQSHSETNLPVAFSLMHPLDEICPVLIKHGNISYMYDSNQQIVFTSIEPSLAVIYDTKTGLHSVYKIRKALTDECQLVCGNSDTTPSIFNQSASASPLNIGSNLSHNKSCTNKGHLSIFGVPNPQLSTLGLGITNSPFGSRSSYTTTGSGGPSPSQQQPQHSRSQSPMATISRCQSPTHSAFSPLLSAPATSIIHHNRLHHTVMATALSHTQNSSIDSCSNIQLQDAITPSKPLYPEICLDHVWTENIGILKDVACSQASKVFLSSDLVGQSYLCYLVPHRSQLFLVRLEKTNKQQQIIFGMVTTIIARDAVSVPNLHMIATMDLSNGVVLYSGVTCVGKLHVTGILPNLTGCNYFLSSITHKLGSPFPRRSSLISQSCAASHDIKFEEGMHLLSPVGGNCARPPMLLENSLIDSNFLGLKEAVGNKVTLEYGNKNYFRITLPTSSTSPLVTKCLQTLRSVLQKDLAMQLLVKWYGARNAPGPQDFSPEQEWYLFLIVLFTLLGYEVEKLQLIQKTEKDQLAGRSSPMVMPKKQKTNNSGSNDDWMYMVHSIKNGSSHVFISNVIGLQKTSSALQAPVQSIPESSNTGKINVQSILFPYFPVVLFSLHLLYEELKLNSVMSESLPLLAELLHQLSIDLKFDMYTHHYFLDFPSLCHLRNTASQISEADLQKIAVPSYVLPKPSNIFETLNNLLNTIEVAPFPYLSQVNPRTKNIVYLTALIASESDANALDMDKFVKHIVPAGSRVDFQESGNKHEKELFKKIEYSTIDRIVLLYHEMGMTKKDLEMLPPGVSLLLKDVMYKCREHPPSNWPKEAYELVDRQDLAALNKHLKSSALNQHLENEGKNYSIKDPEQDDGMEFDDAVLKLRFNKDHRVAEVRKLLNSSKPVRIAIVQRPDVSDHEFIEEQEKHLHALCTRTMALPVARGMFTLRTSTPIITEQLPIPRLCLTGKAPPRGTTVELAHIDVPPNMNLWPLFHNGVAAGLRIHPDASNIDSTWIVYNKQQQGEFGIEHSGFLMALGLNGHLKNLAPFSMYEYLVECHEATSVGLLLGLSATHRGTMNVSMTKLLSLHVETLLPPTSIELNVQQNVQVAALMGVGLVYQGTAHRHISHALLAEIGRPPGPEMKNCVDRESYSLAAGLALGLVVLGCGGGPDLANIPDTLHYYMVGGHVRPFIGAQKDKYKSPSYQIREGDSINIDVTSPGATIALGLMYFNTGNRAVAEWMQAPETQYLLDFVRPDFLLLRILAKSLILWNEIEPTKSWVSSHVPNIVYKYRFQKPNSEIAQNVDLETMNQAYCNIIAGACMALGLRYAGTANKNAFKTLYNYAQMFTALSHKTIAELAGKSTIETCLNVTLLSAAVVMAGTGDLEIMRICRHVRTRVGPASSVVTYGSHLATHMALGLLFLGGGKYTLSNSPSAVAALIISLFPKFPTHSNDNRYHLQALRHLYVLAAEPRVVLPKDIDSGQYCYAAVHLTFETDKEADGQDLVLQAPCLLPQLRSIKTVELKDERYWTIIFEKDHNWQQLENVLKMCKPLDVKQRAGCLPYIEDPHGFRSLIAQTLTTENVIAWAARPEYVTSFTNNKTVLNIVKYFLQWPKKYKIKDESNLNAQSDGSAAQSSFVRQDVSGMSERTSWNEPSNSANDKMEIADAPSSSKNTSYLCKLEGEHSEMTEFEKQFLHTFAIIVYECVIKDKVTLLPLWVNLVKSMEIIEKEPNSFSIWQMKLAFSQILKKSYRENKNPLLSAESVLAIKQRISYIMDDWEHDLKPYIKSYLTTGEIPFDLTLLRKMCSYFVFYDIPHKMDDHAILVSLLKPEIRSRMPNTTLYKLYKIFNDVT from the exons ATGATTGCCGCCTCAGAACCGGTG GAATATGCTCCGGGTGGAAGACAAACAATTTTAAGGCACCCCGAACCTGTGATCAGTCAACAAGTATTAAACACTCAGACAGCTGTGggcgaaaatattttattacggAGATTTAGCCAAGTGAATATCTCTGAGAGATCACCG AAAGAATTTTGGATCGTACGCGAGAATGAGACGTGCGGCGAAGAAGAATTATATTGCTCGGGCAAAGTTGCGATCCATTCGAAGGGTGATCAAAGCACCCAAATATTACAGACAACTTATACCTGCGAGACGGATATTAAACACGCTTTGTGGTGCAAGTTCCATACCAGTATTCCTGATCATTTAGGCAAGGAAAAGGACacagaagacgaagaagatagCGAGAGAGCAGTAGAGTGTATTTGTTTAATCGATTCCTATACTCTTAAAGTATTCACAGAAACTGGGGAACACTATGTATCTAGTTTACAATTTCAG GTATCTGCCGTTTGGCCAACAAAGTATGGAATTCTGTTAGAAAAATCACAAGTTCCTTCGTCGGAAACAAG ATACTACACAGCGTTGGATGGAAATAGATTACAATCGCACAGCGAAACAAATTTGCCAGTGGCATTTTCTCTTATGCATCCTTTGGATGAAATTTGCCCTGTACTAATCAAGCATG GAAACATATCGTACATGTACGATTCGAACCAACAAATTGTGTTTACTAGCATCGAACCATCTTTGGCCGTGATATATGATACGAAGACTGGATTACATTCTGTGTATAAAATACGTAAGGCTTTAACGGACGAATGCCAGTTAGTTTGTGGAAATAGTGATACCACTCCTAGTATATTCAATCAGTCCGCAAGTGCGTCGCCATTGAATATTGGAAGTAACCTTTCGCATAACAAAAGCTGTACAAACAAGGGACATTTAAGTATATTCG GAGTACCAAATCCTCAATTAAGTACTCTGGGACTGGGAATCACAAATAGTCCCTTTGGCTCTCGATCTTCTTATACTACTACTGGCTCGGGAGGACCGTCACCTTCTCAACAACAGCCACAGCACTCGAGATCTCAGAGTCCAATGGCAACTATCTCGCGTTGCCAATCTCCTACTCATTCTGCTTTCTCACCTTTACTCAGTGCTCCAGCTACATCAATTATTCATCACAATAGATTACACCATACAGTCATGGCTACTGCATTAAGTCATACGCAAAATAGCAGCATTGATAGCTGCAGTAATATACAGCTGCAAGATGCTATTACGCCAAGTAAACCTCTGTACCCTGAAATTTGTCTGGATCACGTATGGACTGAGAATATTGGAATTCTAAA ggaCGTTGCATGTAGTCAGGCATCTAAAGTCTTTCTTTCGTCAGACCTGGTTGGGCAAAGTTATTTATGCTACTTGGTTCCACATCGATCCCAATTGTTTCTAGTGAGGCTTGAGAAAACCAACAAACAGCAACAGATTATCTTTGGCATGGTAACAACTATCATAGCGAGGGATGCTGTCAGTGTGCCA AATCTGCATATGATAGCAACGATGGATCTATCTAACGGAGTAGTATTATATTCTGGCGTGACTTGCGTTGGGAAGTTACACGTAACCGGAATACTTCCGAACTTAACCGGCTGCAATTACTTTTTATCCAGTATTACTCACAAGTTGGGCTCGCCGTTTCCGCGACGAAGTTCACTGATTTCTCAGAGCTGCGCTGCTTCTCATGATATTAAGTTCGAGGAAGGAATGCACTTACTGAGCCCAGTCGGCGGGAATTGTGCGAGGCCGCCTATGCTGTTAGAGAATTCTTTAATTGATTCTAATTTCCTTGGCCTGAAAGAAGCAGTGGGGAATAAAGTAACTTTAGAATATGGAAATAAGAATTACTTTCGAATAACGTTGCCAACGTCCAGTACTTCTCCTTTAG TCACCAAATGTCTGCAAACATTACGAAGTGTCTTACAAAAAGATTTGGCAATGCAGTTGCTAGTGAAGTGGTACGGAGCTCGTAATGCTCCTGGGCCTCAAGACTTCTCGCCAGAACAAGAATGGTACCTTTTCCTTATAGTTCTCTTCACGTTATTGGGATACGAAGTGGAGAAGTTACAATTAATCCAGAAAACCGAGAAGGACCAACTCGCTGGACGTAGTAGTCCTATGGTGATGCCGAAAAAGCAGAAGACGAACAATTCTGGGTCCAACGATGATTGGATGTACATGGTGCATTCTATCAAGAACGGAAGCTCTCACGTTTTCATTTCGAACGTAATCGGTCTTCAGAAAACATCGAGCGCACTCCAAGCGCCGGTACAGAGTATCCCAGAATCTAGTAACACGGGGAAAATAAATGTACAATCTATTTTATTTCCGTACTTTCCTGTCGTTCTATTCTCATTGCATCTTTTATACGAAGAATTGAAGTTGAACAGCGTCATGTCGGAAAGCTTGCCTTTGCTCGCAGAGCTGTTGCATCAATTGAGCATAGACTTAAAATTCGACATGTATACTCATCATTACTTTCTCGACTTCCCGTCTCTCTGCCACTTAAGAAACACGGCGTCTCAGATCAGCGAAGCAGACTTGCAGAAGATCGCCGTACCGAGTTACGTTTTACCGAAGCCATCGAATATTTTTGAAACGTTGAACAATCTCCTGAATACGATAGAAGTGGCGCCGTTTCCTTATTTGAGTCAAGTGAACCCACGGACGAAGAACATAGTTTACTTAACGGCACTCATAGCAAGCGAGAGCGATGCTAATGCGCTAGACATGGATAAATTCGTGAAGCACATAGTACCAGCCGGTAGTCGGGTGGACTTTCAAGAAAGTGGGAATAAACACGAGAAGGAGCTATTTAAAAAGATCGAATATTCTACGATAGATAGAATAGTGTTATTGTACCACGAAATGGGTATGACCAAGAAGGATCTCGAAATGTTACCTCCTGGCGTGTCGTTGCTATTAAAGGACGTGATGTACAAATGCAGAGAGCATCCTCCGTCAAACTGGCCGAAGGAAGCATACGAATTAGTAGATCGTCAAGACTTAGCTGCGCTGAACAAACATTTAAAATCGTCCGCGTTGAATCAGCACCTAGAGAACGaagggaaaaattattcgatCAAAGATCCGGAACAGGACGATGGCATGGAATTCGACGACGCTGTACTAAAACTGAGGTTCAACAAAGATCACAGGGTGGCGGAAGTCCGGAAGCTTCTCAATTCTTCGAAGCCAGTGAGAATAGCGATAGTACAGAGGCCGGACGTGAGCGATCATGAATTTATAGAGGAGCAGGAGAAACACTTGCATGCTCTGTGCACGAGAACAATGGCACTTCCAGTAGCCAGAGGCATGTTCACTTTGAGAACTTCCACTCCCATTATCACGGAACAGTTACCGATCCCTCGGCTCTGCCTAACTGGAAAGGCACCTCCGCGTGGGACCACGGTAGAACTAGCCCACATAGACGTCCCGCCGAACATGAATCTGTGGCCATTGTTTCATAACGGTGTTGCTGCGGGCCTTCGCATCCATCCGGATGCCTCCAACATTGATTCGACGTGGATCGTTTATAATAAACAGCAACAAGGAGAATTTGGCATCGAACATTCCGGGTTCTTAATGGCTCTCGGTTTAAACGGTCACCTGAAGAACCTAGCGCCTTTCAGCATGTACGAATACTTGGTTGAATGTCACGAGGCTACCAGCGTTGGCCTTCTACTAGGATTATCCGCGACGCACCGTGGCACGATGAACGTTTCTATGACTAAACTGCTGTCGCTTCACGTGGAGACGCTACTACCACCGACGAGCATCGAATTAAACGTCCAACAGAACGTTCAGGTGGCTGCTTTAATGGGAGTCGGCTTGGTCTACCAGGGCACCGCTCATAGGCACATATCGCACGCTCTGTTAGCAGAGATCGGCAGGCCTCCGGGGCCAGAAATGAAAAACTGCGTGGACCGAGAGTCTTACTCCTTAGCAGCGGGCCTGGCACTGGGTCTAGTGGTGCTGGGATGCGGAGGCGGGCCGGATTTAGCTAATATACCAGATACTCTACATTACTACATGGTCGGAGGACACGTCAGACCTTTCATCGGAGCGCAGAAAGACAAGTACAAATCGCCTAGTTATCAAATAAGGGAGGGTGATTCTATAAATATCGACGTGACCAGCCCTGGGGCAACGATAGCTCTAGGTCTCATGTATTTTAATACAGGAAATCGAGCGGTGGCGGAATGGATGCAAGCTCCCGAGACTCAATACTTACTGGACTTCGTACgacccgattttctgttattgaGGATATTAGCGAAATCGCTTATTCTGTGGAATGAGATCGAACCGACAAAATCGTGGGTCTCTAGCCACGTTCCTAATATTGTTTATAAGTATAGATTCCAGAAGCCGAATTCTGAGATAGCGCAGAACGTAGACTTGGAGACAATGAACCAAGCTTACTGCAACATTATCGCGGGAGCCTGTATGGCTTTAGGGTTGAGGTATGCGGGCACCGCTAACAAGAATGCTTTCAAGACACTGTACAACTATGCGCAGATGTTTACAGCACTGTCGCATAAAACTATTGCTGAACTAGCTGGGAAGTCCACCATTGAGACCTGTTTAAACGTCACCTTACTCTCCGCCGCTGTTGTTATGGCAGGAACTGGGGATTTAGAGATCATGAGGATATGCAGGCACGTGAGGACTCGCGTGGGGCCTGCGAGCAGTGTCGTCACGTACGGCTCTCACTTAGCGACGCATATGGCCCTTGGTCTTCTGTTCCTTGGAGGTGGGAAGTACACTCTTTCCAACAGTCCTAGCGCGGTAGCTGCGCTTATAATCTCCCTGTTCCCAAAATTCCCGACGCACAGCAACGACAACAGATATCACTTACAAGCGCTGAGGCATTTGTACGTGCTGGCTGCTGAACCGCGCGTGGTTCTGCCTAAAGACATTGACAGTGGCCAATATTGCTACGCAGCGGTGCACTTAACGTTTGAGACTGATAAAGAAGCTGACGGGCAGGATCTGGTACTACAAGCACCGTGTTTGCTACCTCAACTACGTAGCATTAAAACAGTCGAGCTGAAAGACGAACGATATTGGACCATTATTTTTGAGAAGGACCACAATTGGCAACAGCTTGAGAACGTGCTTAAGATGTGCAAGCCCTTGGACGTGAAGCAAAGGGCCGGTTGTTTGCCGTACATAGAGGACCCTCATGGTTTCAGAAGCTTAATCGCTCAGACATTAACAACGGAGAATGTTATTGCCTGGGCTGCTCGACCTGAATACGTTACTTCCTTCACGAATAATAAAACTGTCTTGAATATAGTAAAGTACTTTCTGCAGTGGCCCAAGAAGTACAAGATCAAGGACGAGAGTAATTTAAACGCGCAGTCTGATGGTAGTGCGGCTCAGAGCAGTTTTGTGCGTCAAGATGTAAGCGGCATGTCTGAAAGGACAAGCTGGAACGAACCGTCGAATTCTGCTAATGATAAAATGGAAATTGCGGACGCACCGTCTAGTTCGAAGAACACTAGCTACTTGTGTAAACTCGAAGGAGAGCATTCCGAAATGACAGAATTCGAAAAGCAATTCTTACATACCTTTGCTATAATTGTTTATGAATGCGTGATAAAAGACAAGGTGACCCTTCTTCCGTTGTGGGTGAATCTGGTGAAGAGTATGGAGATTATAGAGAAAGAGCCGAACAGCTTCTCCATATGGCAAATGAAGCTAGCTTTCTCTCAAATATTGAAGAAATCCTACAGGGAAAATAAAAATCCACTACTTAGCGCAGAAAGTGTGCTTGCTATTAAACAGAGGATCTCGTATATCATGGACGATTGGGAGCACG ATCTGAAACCGTACATTAAATCTTATTTAACTACAGGAGAGATACCATTCGATTTGACGCTGTTGCGCAAAATGTGCTCGTACTTTGTATTTTACGATATACCTCATAAAATGGATGACCATGCAATCT TGGTATCGTTGCTGAAGCCAGAAATAAGATCTAGAATGCCTAATACCACGTTGtacaaattgtataaaatttttaatgatgTTACATAA